The Streptomyces kanamyceticus genome window below encodes:
- a CDS encoding alpha/beta fold hydrolase, whose translation MDVMVSVKDGEVWAHDSGAPSGAGSRSGAGSRSGTGDDALPLVLLHPGVADSRVWDRILPRLTERHRVIRYDARAYGRSPAPTAPFSLVEDLIAVLDHFGVARAVFVGSSMGGATAVSLALRDPARVASLALVVPTVTGAEEPLTPEFMAEVGALAVAGDVEGIVTMMRRASAALGTGDDPEVTEYLRAVVPAWLAVHPHQVPDPPVYDRLGELDVPCVVVLAEHDQPGVIRVNETMAERIPGCHLARLRHSDHFPTVREPDAVTEIILNAYAAAR comes from the coding sequence ATGGACGTCATGGTGTCGGTGAAGGACGGCGAGGTGTGGGCGCACGACTCTGGCGCCCCGAGCGGCGCGGGCTCCCGGAGCGGCGCGGGCTCCCGGAGCGGCACGGGTGACGACGCCCTGCCCCTGGTCCTGCTGCACCCGGGCGTCGCCGACTCCCGCGTCTGGGACCGCATCCTGCCGCGTCTCACCGAGCGGCACCGCGTGATCCGCTATGACGCACGGGCGTACGGCAGGTCACCGGCGCCGACCGCGCCCTTCTCGCTGGTCGAGGACCTGATCGCGGTGCTCGATCACTTCGGGGTGGCCCGCGCGGTGTTCGTGGGGTCGAGCATGGGCGGCGCGACGGCCGTCAGTCTCGCGCTGCGCGACCCCGCGCGGGTGGCGAGCCTCGCCCTGGTGGTCCCCACCGTCACGGGCGCCGAAGAACCCCTCACGCCGGAGTTCATGGCCGAGGTCGGCGCCCTCGCCGTGGCGGGCGACGTGGAGGGCATCGTGACCATGATGCGGCGGGCGTCCGCCGCGCTCGGCACCGGGGACGATCCCGAAGTGACGGAGTACCTGCGGGCGGTGGTCCCCGCGTGGCTCGCGGTCCACCCCCACCAGGTCCCCGACCCGCCCGTCTACGACCGGCTCGGCGAACTCGACGTACCGTGCGTCGTCGTCCTCGCCGAGCACGACCAGCCCGGCGTGATCCGGGTGAACGAGACGATGGCGGAGCGCATCCCCGGCTGCCACCTCGCGCGCCTCAGGCACAGCGACCACTTCCCGACGGTGCGGGAGCCGGATGCCGTGACGGAGATCATCCTGAACGCGTACGCCGCCGCGCGCTGA
- a CDS encoding oxygenase MpaB family protein has translation MRTTPEPPPPDGILWSIAGDIRVLLSLPPALALQVAHPAVGAGVDDHSVFRTDPWGRGERSLRSVLLWVYGGAAAAEEGRRLRELHRTVRGTDAHGRRYHALMPATYAWVHATGFPVYRQAQRYLATPFTEEQERRLYAEWRQVGRVLGLHDRDMPGSVEEFWPYYRKVLAQDLELTAVARELTAVDLSLPPPDRGPLPVRLVARALWPVLLPPLARFRSFVTIGLLPPDARAAIGLPWTPVQERRLRRFGAVVRTVVPLLPERLRYLPAARRARAAHRARTRRGRVTAPSAE, from the coding sequence ATGAGAACCACCCCCGAGCCGCCCCCGCCCGACGGCATCCTCTGGAGCATCGCGGGCGACATCCGCGTCCTCCTGTCCCTGCCGCCCGCCCTCGCCCTCCAGGTCGCGCACCCGGCCGTCGGCGCGGGCGTCGACGACCACTCGGTGTTCCGCACCGACCCGTGGGGGCGCGGCGAGCGGTCGCTGCGGTCGGTGCTCCTGTGGGTGTACGGGGGAGCGGCGGCGGCCGAGGAGGGCCGCAGGCTGCGCGAGCTGCACAGGACGGTCCGGGGCACGGACGCGCACGGCAGGCGCTACCACGCGCTGATGCCCGCCACCTACGCCTGGGTGCACGCCACCGGCTTCCCCGTGTACCGGCAGGCCCAGCGGTACCTGGCCACGCCCTTCACCGAGGAGCAGGAGCGACGGCTGTACGCGGAGTGGCGCCAGGTCGGCCGGGTCCTCGGCCTCCACGACCGGGACATGCCGGGGAGCGTCGAGGAGTTCTGGCCGTACTACCGCAAGGTCCTGGCCCAAGACCTCGAACTGACGGCGGTCGCCCGAGAGCTGACCGCGGTGGACCTCTCGCTGCCCCCGCCCGACCGCGGCCCGCTCCCCGTACGCCTGGTGGCCCGCGCCCTGTGGCCCGTGCTGCTTCCCCCGCTGGCCCGCTTCCGCAGCTTCGTCACGATCGGGCTGCTGCCCCCGGACGCCCGCGCGGCGATCGGCCTCCCCTGGACTCCCGTCCAGGAGCGCAGGCTGCGCCGGTTCGGCGCGGTGGTGCGCACGGTGGTGCCGCTGCTGCCGGAACGGCTCCGCTATCTGCCCGCGGCGCGGCGGGCGCGGGCGGCGCACCGCGCGAGGACCAGGCGCGGTCGCGTCACAGCCCCCTCGGCGGAGTGA
- a CDS encoding F0F1 ATP synthase subunit B family protein: MNLGPLNPEVEQLAVAVVLFAAVYLVVGRFLPRVNRVLEERAMLLEGATGGPTADLWRAAERVRDERGVLLSEARREAAHVRQAAREEGAALIADSRDEGLRERAEIVATGQARVEAERAEAEAELRGCVSEVASELASRIVGEPIPVPAVNAGLFEGSGGDAGSGPRGGGDGGASGSGR, from the coding sequence ATGAATCTCGGACCGCTCAACCCTGAGGTTGAGCAACTGGCCGTAGCGGTGGTGCTGTTCGCCGCCGTCTACCTCGTCGTCGGACGCTTCCTGCCCCGCGTCAACCGGGTGCTCGAGGAACGCGCGATGCTTCTCGAAGGCGCCACCGGAGGGCCGACCGCCGACCTCTGGCGCGCGGCCGAACGCGTCCGCGACGAGCGGGGAGTGCTGCTCTCCGAAGCCCGCCGGGAGGCCGCGCACGTGCGCCAGGCCGCCCGTGAGGAGGGCGCCGCGCTGATCGCCGATTCCCGCGACGAGGGCCTGCGCGAGCGCGCCGAGATCGTCGCCACGGGGCAGGCCAGGGTGGAGGCCGAGCGTGCCGAGGCCGAGGCCGAACTGCGGGGGTGCGTCTCGGAGGTGGCATCGGAGCTGGCGAGCAGAATCGTGGGCGAGCCGATCCCCGTGCCCGCCGTGAACGCGGGCCTTTTCGAAGGATCCGGCGGCGACGCGGGGAGCGGGCCTCGGGGCGGCGGGGACGGCGGGGCATCGGGTTCCGGTCGCTAG
- a CDS encoding macro domain-containing protein produces MSEITYVRGDATAPFGKGVKLIAHVCNDLGGWGKGFVLAVSRRWPEPEKAYRGWHRERAKNDFGLGAVQFVDVGRGLCVANMIGQRGMRTGSKGAPVRYEAIDTALTALADKATELGAAVHMPRIGCGLAGGKWSRIEPLIAERLVARGIAVTVYDFGD; encoded by the coding sequence ATGTCGGAGATCACATATGTCCGAGGTGACGCCACCGCGCCGTTCGGCAAGGGCGTCAAGCTGATCGCCCACGTCTGCAACGACCTCGGGGGCTGGGGGAAGGGCTTCGTGCTCGCGGTGTCGCGCCGCTGGCCGGAGCCGGAGAAGGCGTACCGCGGCTGGCACCGCGAGCGCGCGAAGAACGACTTCGGCCTGGGCGCCGTCCAGTTCGTGGACGTGGGCCGCGGCCTGTGCGTGGCCAACATGATCGGCCAGCGGGGCATGCGGACGGGCAGCAAGGGCGCCCCCGTCCGGTACGAGGCGATCGACACCGCCCTGACCGCCCTCGCCGACAAGGCCACCGAGCTCGGCGCCGCCGTGCACATGCCGCGCATCGGCTGCGGTCTCGCGGGCGGCAAGTGGTCCCGGATCGAGCCGCTGATAGCCGAGCGGCTGGTGGCGCGGGGGATAGCCGTGACGGTGTACGACTTCGGGGACTGA
- a CDS encoding response regulator → MRTLKVVLAEDAVLLREGLVGLLERFGHAVPAAVGDGPSLVAAALAHEPDVVIVDVRMPPGYTDEGLRAVRELQALRPSLAVLVLSQYVEQTFADELLGGRHGAGTGYLLKDRVGDVEEFMAAVVRVADGGMVVDPEVVRQLLARRRDPLERLTPREREVLGLMAEGRSNSAIARALVVTDAAVAKHIASILLKLDLPPSAPDDHRRVLAVLAYLRG, encoded by the coding sequence GTGAGAACCCTCAAGGTGGTGCTCGCGGAGGACGCCGTGCTGCTCCGCGAGGGCCTGGTGGGGCTGCTCGAACGCTTCGGGCACGCCGTGCCCGCGGCCGTCGGCGACGGGCCCTCGCTCGTGGCCGCCGCGCTGGCGCACGAGCCGGACGTGGTGATCGTCGATGTCCGCATGCCGCCCGGCTACACCGACGAGGGCCTGCGCGCGGTCCGTGAACTCCAGGCGCTGCGGCCCTCCCTCGCCGTGCTCGTGCTCAGTCAGTACGTCGAGCAGACCTTCGCGGACGAGCTGCTGGGCGGCCGACACGGCGCGGGCACCGGCTATCTGCTCAAGGACCGGGTGGGCGACGTCGAGGAGTTCATGGCGGCGGTGGTGCGCGTCGCGGACGGCGGCATGGTCGTCGACCCGGAGGTGGTGCGCCAGCTCCTCGCGCGCCGACGCGACCCGCTGGAGCGCCTCACACCGCGCGAGCGCGAGGTGCTCGGCCTGATGGCGGAGGGCCGTTCGAACTCGGCGATCGCCCGGGCGCTCGTCGTCACGGACGCGGCCGTCGCCAAGCACATCGCGAGCATCCTGCTGAAGCTGGATCTACCGCCCTCGGCCCCGGACGACCATCGCAGGGTCCTCGCGGTCCTGGCGTATCTGCGGGGCTGA
- a CDS encoding sensor histidine kinase — MTPRTALEALTARPLGFLGSAWPWRALGYLLSGGPLGVGAWVAVAGLVASRGRIGGWAAAVCAVLVLAFVTALAGPLERARLPLIAPDVRIAGSGGSGGTARTAGPGADGSRAVVYGAVSVLAAGWIDLGVVFVSLGVPGVLLSAPLQPDAPVWAAFGGPVAGALLLPVAAYPITAWAGARGSVARAVLASGDAELSEVRQSRARLVDAYEAERRRIERDLHDGAQQRLVALTMKLGLAGLDLPPGSRAAREVADAHRMAKDALTELRELIRGVHPQVLTERGLPAAVRDVAGRSAIPVDIALDLPHRPPPSVEVAAYFAVCEALANAAKHSGALRCRVEGRLRDGVVEIEVSDDGRGGADATAGTGLTGTADRIAAVGGRMLLSSPVGGPTRLRMEIPCGD, encoded by the coding sequence GTGACCCCTCGTACCGCCCTGGAGGCGCTGACCGCGCGCCCGTTGGGGTTCCTCGGATCGGCCTGGCCCTGGCGCGCGCTCGGCTACCTGCTGTCCGGCGGGCCGCTCGGCGTCGGCGCCTGGGTGGCGGTCGCCGGGCTCGTCGCGTCGCGCGGGCGGATCGGCGGGTGGGCCGCCGCCGTCTGCGCGGTCCTCGTGCTCGCCTTCGTGACGGCGCTCGCGGGCCCTCTGGAGCGCGCGAGGCTGCCGCTGATCGCCCCGGATGTCAGGATCGCCGGGAGCGGTGGGTCCGGTGGGACCGCCAGAACGGCGGGGCCCGGCGCGGACGGCTCCCGTGCCGTCGTCTACGGCGCCGTGTCCGTGCTCGCTGCGGGCTGGATCGACCTCGGCGTGGTCTTCGTGTCCCTCGGCGTGCCGGGCGTGCTCCTGTCCGCGCCGCTCCAGCCCGACGCCCCGGTGTGGGCCGCGTTCGGCGGTCCGGTGGCGGGTGCGCTGCTGCTGCCCGTGGCCGCCTACCCGATCACCGCGTGGGCGGGCGCGCGGGGCTCCGTGGCGCGCGCCGTCCTGGCGTCCGGCGACGCCGAGCTGAGTGAGGTGCGGCAGTCCCGGGCCCGGCTCGTGGACGCGTACGAGGCGGAGCGGCGCCGCATCGAACGGGACCTGCACGACGGCGCCCAGCAGCGCCTGGTCGCCCTCACCATGAAGCTGGGCCTCGCGGGCCTCGACCTGCCGCCGGGCTCCCGGGCCGCGCGGGAGGTCGCCGACGCCCACCGCATGGCCAAGGACGCCCTGACCGAACTGCGCGAACTGATCCGCGGCGTGCACCCGCAGGTCCTGACCGAGCGCGGCCTGCCCGCGGCGGTGCGCGACGTGGCGGGCCGCTCGGCGATCCCGGTGGACATCGCGCTCGACCTGCCGCACCGCCCGCCCCCGTCCGTGGAGGTGGCCGCCTACTTCGCGGTCTGCGAGGCCCTGGCGAACGCGGCGAAGCACAGCGGGGCGCTGCGCTGCCGGGTCGAGGGGCGGCTGCGGGACGGGGTGGTGGAGATCGAGGTGTCCGACGACGGGCGCGGCGGCGCGGACGCGACGGCCGGTACGGGGCTGACCGGCACGGCCGACCGGATCGCGGCGGTGGGGGGCAGAATGCTGCTGTCCAGCCCGGTCGGCGGGCCGACCCGACTGCGGATGGAGATCCCGTGCGGCGACTGA
- a CDS encoding amino acid permease yields the protein MSKEAVDSAALDASRTDAHQAPADAGDAGYSKDLKARHVNMIAIGGAIGTGLFLGAGGRLNSAGPALAVAYLVCGIFAFFVVRALGEMVLYRPSSGSFVSYAREFLGEKGAFFAGWMYFLNWSTTCIADITAIALYTHYWSFFTDIPQWVLALIALAVVLSVNLISVKYFGEMEFWFAIIKVAALTAFMIIGIFLLASQHKVGGEAPGLNMITDHGGFLPNGIMPVVIVMQGVVFAYASLELVGVAAGETKDPQKVVPRAVNSIMWRVGLFYVGSVVLLALLLPGSMYSADQSPFVTVLSKIGVPAAGDVMNFVVLTAAMSSLNSGLYSTGRILRSMAMSGSAPKFTARMNRSQVPYGGILLTASIGVLGVGLNSIVPEQAFEIVLNVASLGIIGTWIMIMVCHLAFVRSAKRGEITRPKFRLPGSGITEYVTIAFLLAVLCLMWKDAEIGRKTLFLIPIVGVALVVGWFGARRRVGREAQALTVPEQRKE from the coding sequence GTGAGCAAGGAAGCCGTAGATTCGGCCGCCCTGGACGCATCCCGCACAGATGCGCACCAGGCCCCCGCGGACGCGGGAGACGCCGGATACAGCAAGGACCTCAAGGCCCGCCACGTCAACATGATCGCGATCGGTGGCGCGATCGGCACAGGGCTTTTCCTCGGGGCGGGCGGTCGCCTCAACTCGGCGGGCCCCGCACTCGCCGTCGCGTACCTCGTGTGCGGCATCTTCGCGTTCTTCGTCGTCAGAGCCCTCGGCGAGATGGTCCTCTACCGTCCTTCGTCGGGTTCCTTCGTCTCGTACGCGCGTGAGTTCCTCGGCGAGAAGGGCGCGTTCTTCGCCGGTTGGATGTACTTCCTCAACTGGTCGACCACGTGCATCGCCGACATCACGGCGATCGCCCTCTACACCCACTACTGGAGCTTCTTCACCGACATACCGCAGTGGGTGCTCGCGCTGATCGCCCTCGCGGTGGTGCTCTCCGTGAACCTCATCTCGGTGAAGTACTTCGGCGAGATGGAGTTCTGGTTCGCGATCATCAAGGTGGCCGCGCTGACCGCCTTCATGATCATCGGCATCTTCCTGCTGGCCAGCCAGCACAAGGTGGGCGGCGAGGCGCCGGGTCTGAACATGATCACCGACCACGGCGGCTTCCTGCCGAACGGCATCATGCCGGTCGTGATCGTGATGCAGGGCGTCGTCTTCGCGTACGCGTCCCTGGAGCTGGTCGGCGTCGCCGCGGGCGAGACCAAGGACCCGCAGAAGGTCGTCCCGCGCGCGGTGAACTCGATCATGTGGCGCGTGGGCCTGTTCTACGTCGGCTCCGTGGTGCTGCTCGCCCTGCTGCTGCCCGGCTCGATGTACTCGGCCGACCAGAGCCCGTTCGTGACGGTCCTGTCCAAGATCGGCGTCCCGGCGGCCGGTGACGTGATGAACTTCGTGGTGCTCACCGCGGCCATGTCCTCGCTCAACTCCGGCCTGTACTCCACCGGACGCATCCTGCGCTCCATGGCGATGTCGGGCTCGGCCCCGAAGTTCACGGCCCGGATGAACCGCAGCCAGGTGCCCTACGGCGGCATCCTGCTCACCGCGTCGATCGGCGTGCTCGGCGTCGGCCTGAACAGCATCGTCCCGGAACAGGCCTTCGAGATCGTCCTGAACGTGGCCTCGCTCGGCATCATCGGCACCTGGATCATGATCATGGTCTGTCACCTGGCCTTCGTGCGCAGCGCGAAGCGGGGCGAGATCACCCGGCCGAAGTTCCGCCTCCCCGGCAGCGGGATCACGGAGTACGTGACGATCGCGTTCCTGCTCGCCGTCCTCTGCCTGATGTGGAAGGACGCCGAGATCGGCCGCAAGACGCTGTTCCTCATCCCGATCGTGGGTGTGGCCCTGGTCGTGGGCTGGTTCGGTGCCAGGCGCCGGGTGGGGCGCGAGGCACAGGCCCTCACGGTGCCCGAGCAGCGCAAGGAGTAG
- a CDS encoding ABC transporter ATP-binding protein, with amino-acid sequence MPITPSAVTTTAHPVELHSLTRRHGTGERTVVALDDVSVSFAEGTMTAVMGPSGSGKSTLLHCAAGIDRPSSGRVVIDGTETGGLDETALTLLRRDRVGFVFQAFNLVSALTAEQNVGLPLRLAGHRPDPARIAAALAEVGLADRAGHRPSALSGGQQQRVAIARALITHPAVLFADEPTGALDTRTSRAVLALLRRLVDDHRQTVIMVTHDPAAASFADRVVFLADGRVAAELPERTDAETVARQMAALEVAT; translated from the coding sequence ATGCCGATCACACCGTCCGCCGTCACGACGACGGCGCACCCCGTCGAACTCCACTCCCTCACCCGGCGCCACGGCACCGGTGAGCGGACCGTCGTCGCGCTCGACGACGTCAGCGTCTCTTTCGCCGAGGGGACGATGACCGCCGTCATGGGACCCTCCGGGTCCGGCAAGTCCACGCTCCTGCACTGCGCCGCCGGGATCGACCGGCCCTCGTCGGGGCGTGTCGTCATCGACGGCACCGAGACCGGGGGACTCGACGAGACCGCGCTGACGCTGCTGCGCAGGGACCGGGTCGGCTTCGTCTTCCAGGCGTTCAACCTCGTCTCCGCGCTCACCGCCGAGCAGAACGTCGGCCTGCCGCTCCGCCTCGCCGGACACAGGCCCGACCCGGCGCGCATCGCGGCCGCGCTCGCCGAGGTGGGGCTCGCCGACCGCGCGGGGCACCGGCCGAGCGCGCTCTCCGGCGGGCAGCAGCAGCGGGTGGCCATCGCCCGCGCGCTGATCACGCACCCCGCGGTGCTCTTCGCCGACGAGCCGACCGGCGCGCTCGACACCAGGACGTCGCGGGCGGTGCTCGCCCTGCTGCGCCGCCTGGTCGACGACCACCGGCAGACGGTGATCATGGTGACGCACGACCCGGCGGCCGCGTCCTTCGCCGACCGCGTGGTCTTCCTGGCGGACGGCCGCGTCGCCGCCGAACTCCCCGAGCGCACCGACGCGGAGACCGTCGCACGCCAGATGGCCGCACTGGAGGTGGCGACGTGA
- a CDS encoding ABC transporter permease, with protein sequence MRSPHMAPRRAFGKLRRGLGESLRAPGNTFSLGLAMARERRAAFVGSFLALCLGVAILTVGALTLLSPGGGVPERYQGAPVLVRSTQDAAEARANGRFLEAAPFSPRRTAELTRQLAQLPGVRDAVPDRAFAAQAVVAGKVVGDQERGERQGHGWSSAALAPYGLSDGHPPRRDDEVAVDGSLGLRPGDRVRLRTATGSAPYTVSGTVAGPGYYVSDERAAQLAGGVRVIGLLMEKGAADVRPDVGPGAEVLSGADRAELAPARDAKTRWIGGQVVGAMAALAAFVTVFVVASTFAFAVARRRREFGLLRTVGATPRQLRRMLYGEAVAVGAAAAGAGVLLGAVFAPALGGVLVDAGFQPEGFTVRLSVPVLAATFGAGVAVAFAGVWSASRRAARIGPLDALREAAVDDRPMTGGRRWTGIAFTAVGLGAAVATGTADPADMITFALVTAAGLITGVTLLVPALVPPLVRALSWPLARRAGATGLLVREGMLTAVRRTASTVAPVLATVGFVVLITGNTQTSAHSYRTQDTVSVRASGVVVPDGTPGITDADAARVKGSAPLPTVLYGRSPLQAAGIEPAAFQDVQSGLKTVAGSLDRLSDPDGLAVSESALRALDARQGGTVPVTFEDGRSARLRVVAVVSDQSAPYEALLSRGTVRAHDPSALADAVQRTGAPHPVPGTREISVAAHAGSDQAEEDRLVEVFTLLLVGLSAGYTGLAVGNTLLMATADRLPDLRILRLSGATARQVLWVVAGETVFVVGLGTVLGGLVALPSLLGIRAGLSGTLGVPVELIVPWVPALGAIGGCLTLALVASVVPVRFALRGGSGGART encoded by the coding sequence GTGAGAAGCCCCCACATGGCGCCCCGGCGGGCCTTCGGCAAGTTGCGGCGGGGCCTGGGGGAGTCGTTGCGCGCCCCCGGCAACACGTTCAGCCTCGGTCTCGCCATGGCGCGCGAGCGCCGCGCCGCGTTCGTCGGGTCCTTCCTCGCGCTCTGCCTCGGCGTCGCCATCCTCACCGTCGGCGCGCTGACCCTGCTCTCGCCGGGCGGCGGCGTCCCCGAGCGCTACCAGGGTGCCCCGGTCCTCGTCCGCAGCACCCAGGACGCGGCGGAGGCGCGCGCGAACGGCAGGTTCCTGGAGGCCGCGCCCTTCTCGCCGCGGCGCACGGCCGAGCTGACCCGGCAGCTCGCACAGCTGCCGGGCGTACGGGATGCGGTGCCCGACCGGGCTTTCGCGGCGCAGGCCGTCGTGGCCGGGAAGGTCGTCGGCGACCAGGAGCGGGGCGAGCGGCAGGGCCACGGCTGGTCGAGCGCCGCCCTCGCCCCGTACGGGCTGAGCGACGGGCACCCGCCACGGCGGGACGACGAAGTGGCCGTCGACGGCTCGCTCGGCCTGCGCCCCGGCGACCGCGTCCGCCTCCGCACGGCGACCGGATCCGCCCCGTACACCGTCTCCGGCACCGTCGCTGGACCCGGCTATTACGTGAGTGACGAACGCGCGGCCCAACTGGCGGGCGGCGTCAGGGTGATCGGGCTGCTCATGGAGAAGGGCGCGGCGGACGTCCGGCCGGACGTCGGCCCCGGCGCCGAGGTGCTCAGCGGAGCGGACCGCGCCGAGCTCGCCCCCGCGCGGGACGCGAAGACCCGCTGGATCGGCGGGCAGGTGGTCGGCGCCATGGCCGCGCTCGCCGCGTTCGTGACGGTCTTCGTCGTCGCCTCCACGTTCGCCTTCGCCGTCGCCCGACGCCGCCGCGAGTTCGGCCTGTTGCGCACGGTCGGCGCCACACCGCGGCAGCTGCGCCGCATGCTGTACGGAGAGGCCGTCGCCGTCGGGGCGGCCGCCGCGGGAGCGGGGGTGCTGTTGGGCGCCGTCTTCGCCCCCGCACTCGGTGGCGTCCTGGTCGACGCCGGATTCCAGCCGGAGGGCTTCACGGTGCGGCTGAGCGTCCCGGTGCTCGCCGCCACGTTCGGGGCCGGAGTCGCCGTGGCGTTCGCCGGTGTGTGGTCGGCGTCCCGGCGGGCCGCCCGCATCGGCCCGCTCGACGCCCTGCGCGAGGCCGCGGTGGACGACCGGCCGATGACCGGGGGCAGGCGCTGGACGGGGATCGCGTTCACCGCCGTCGGCCTCGGGGCCGCCGTCGCCACCGGCACCGCGGACCCCGCCGACATGATCACCTTCGCGCTCGTCACCGCGGCCGGCCTGATCACCGGCGTCACGCTGCTCGTGCCCGCCCTGGTCCCGCCCCTGGTCCGCGCCCTGTCCTGGCCGCTCGCGCGGCGTGCGGGCGCCACCGGGCTCCTGGTGCGGGAGGGCATGCTGACGGCCGTGCGGCGGACCGCTTCGACGGTCGCCCCGGTCCTCGCCACCGTCGGCTTCGTCGTCCTGATCACCGGCAACACCCAGACGTCCGCCCACTCCTACCGGACGCAGGACACCGTGTCCGTACGGGCCTCCGGCGTCGTCGTGCCGGACGGGACGCCGGGGATCACCGACGCGGACGCCGCCCGCGTCAAGGGCTCGGCGCCGCTGCCGACCGTTCTCTACGGACGATCTCCCCTCCAGGCCGCGGGAATCGAGCCCGCCGCCTTCCAGGACGTACAGAGCGGACTGAAGACGGTCGCGGGCTCCCTCGACCGGCTGAGCGACCCGGACGGCCTCGCCGTCTCCGAGTCCGCGCTGCGTGCCCTCGACGCCCGGCAGGGCGGCACGGTCCCCGTCACCTTCGAGGACGGCAGGAGCGCGCGGCTGCGTGTCGTCGCCGTCGTCAGCGACCAATCGGCGCCGTACGAGGCCCTGTTGAGTCGCGGGACGGTGCGCGCGCACGATCCGTCGGCGCTCGCCGATGCCGTCCAGCGCACCGGCGCCCCGCACCCGGTGCCCGGCACCCGGGAGATCTCCGTGGCCGCCCACGCGGGCAGCGACCAGGCCGAAGAGGACCGGCTCGTGGAGGTCTTCACGCTGCTGCTCGTCGGGCTCTCGGCCGGATACACGGGCCTGGCCGTCGGCAACACGCTCCTGATGGCCACCGCCGACCGGCTCCCCGACCTGCGGATCCTGCGGCTCTCCGGCGCCACCGCGCGCCAGGTGCTGTGGGTGGTGGCGGGCGAGACCGTGTTCGTGGTGGGTCTCGGTACGGTGCTCGGCGGCCTGGTGGCGCTGCCCTCGCTGCTCGGCATCAGGGCCGGTCTGAGCGGGACCCTCGGCGTGCCGGTCGAGTTGATCGTCCCCTGGGTGCCCGCGCTCGGCGCGATCGGCGGCTGCCTGACGCTCGCCCTGGTGGCGAGCGTGGTGCCGGTGCGGTTCGCCCTGCGGGGCGGGTCCGGTGGGGCGCGGACGTGA